TTTGCTATCTGCATCACTGGATTCCCATGGAACATCGTGCCATGTAATTGGCAGCACTGAGAAATCACAGAAAACACCAACAGTTCAAAATCTAGGCCTAGCTTTTCATCCACTCAACAATACCTCAGAAGAGAAAAAGATTGTTTTTTATGCTAAACCATCTACCTCAgaaatcaaaaaaacaaatattccAGAATTCCAAACAGATCTGGAAAAGCTGTCAAACTTTAACAAGCAAAGCACATGGCATCCTACTTATGTAGATCATCTTAATTTAGCTGGCAAACCTCAGGAAATTTCTAATATATCAGAAGCACAGTTCACCCAGGAGGGTTTGTGTAGAAAATCAGAGATGCTACAGTCCATACAGCAAAAGACTGAGAGCATTATGCTAGTGGAATTGGTGGGATGTCAAAGCAAAGGAGGCATTTCTTCACAGGATGAAGAAAGACGGGGAAGAGAAACCAGAGAGTCTCACTTGCAGGACACGTGCAATAGAGCAGAGGGTCCACTGTCAAACCAAGCTGAAGCTACTGACAGATTACTAACTGGCAGCATGTGCCCTGTGTTTTCAAGTGAAAACAGTGCCAATGCAAACAGGACAAGTCGTCTAGACAGTGAAGGATATGCTATAGCCGACAAGGACCAGCAACCAGAATTTCCTGTGGCTTCTCCTCCTGTCAGTGACAAGTTCAATGGTAAATCGTCACCTAATAGAAACAGAAACGCTGATGAAGCTCACGCCACTGACTTTCAGGTAGGAAGTGACTACATGTCTTTTGTGCATACTGTTCATCCACCTGGAGGCAAGTTTTTGAAAGCCATGGAGAATAAAGCGAAACCTGCTGAAGGGAAACCTGCGAGCAGCACTGAACCTGCCTTAGAAAACCAGACTGAAGAGACTGTGCCGGCTGAGCATGCTAGCTACCCAGACGGAGACAATAATTTCCTGACAAGCAGAAGTGAGGCTTTTGTGGAAGGTACTGCAACATCTTCACTTCAGAGCAGGCAGACAGCAACTGAAAGGAAACAGCATCCAGATGAAGTAAAGGAGAGCTGTAAGACTCTGGCAGCCACCGATGCTTTTTTATGTGTTCCCACTCCCTTCTACCCAGTGGCAGCAGCTAATATAAACAGCCAGCCCGTCGGAGTGGACTGCAACCTGAAGAATCTTTATGCAATTCATGGTGACAGACTATTGCCGTCTCCCGTCCTATCTCCCATGGAGAGTACACAATTGTTAAACATATCCACTAAAACACCCATCAAGACTATTTGCAACAGTGGGATCCCTAAACCCGTACTAATACATTCCAAGCCTTCCCCTACCAACAGGGGGGAGGTAGAGAGCAATTACAGTGAAAAGCCCGAAGAGAAGATTGAAACCAAACCAATCCTACCTAAGCCCAAACATGTGAGACCTAAAATCATTACCTACATTAGAAGAAGTCCTCAGGCAATGGACAGACTTGATACGCCGTTTGAAGCAAGTGGGCTCTCATATGGGACCTCAGCATGCAATATTCCAATGCCAAAAGAACAAAGGACATTAAGCAGTGACAATAAACCATCTAACATTTTCTATGACAAATTTAAACCTGACTTGCAGAACCCAAGACTATTTGGCCCTGGATTGATGGTGTCAGGTATTAAGCCCCCTGCACATCCATTTGCTCAAATGAATGAAAAGTTTTTACAGCAGGTAAGGAAACCTATCGATAAAtgtgcttcttcttcttcctatGTGCTGTTGGCCATCTGATTTTAGGATTAAGCCTGATAAACCCAAGAATTATACAAAGATACATTTCCAAATTTGAATGAAATCTTGgtaaaacatttgttttcaaGTCCAACAGAGCTAAGATATGTAAGGAAACTATAGGCAGTCTCCTTATTCACCCACACTATGAAGAATAACTTTCTAATATGCATAGCATTCAATTCCTGCCAAAATGTGTTTACAAAAATACAGTAGAATTAAAAGCTGATCcagtcttcccctccccctccccacagcttttatcattttgttatcTAAATTTGGTAAGGAATATAAAATAAGCCCCCCCCAGAAAGGATGAAATGCATATTGTATATCCGGTtcatgaaatggaaaatatccTATAAAAATCCAACCTTTTGTTGAGAAACCCAGTTCACTTGCAGCAGATATTACCAGTGCTGTAATCAAATATCATAATAATTCCTCCTTTTCAGCAAAATTGAATCAacttaatctttttaaaattcttttcaaAAACAGATTTCTAACTTCCAGGTATCAGTGCAAGCACAATTGGCAGGAACTGCTCTGTAGAAGAGTTTACCaaacaagtatatatatatatatatatatatatattttttttttttttttaacatttcttatgGAAAAAGAGATCATTCTGAggaaatttgttttttatatttttctatggAAACTTTATTTTGCATGTCCCAATACTAGGAAATTTCTTCCAAATTACTATCATGCCAGGCTTAGACATAAAGCCACCCACAAGAAGCAGTGTAAAAGCCTAAGTAAAAGCTATAAAAAGCTGCCAAAAATCTGGTGTCTGAATATTTGACATCTCAGTTTGCAACATAACCATGTTTTTTGGTTACGAGGTAATGTGCAattccagatttatttttttgtgaagactTAAAATGTGATGCCATGGAAAAAGTAATTAAAATTACAAATACTTGAAGTTTTATGGCCATGAGGAGAAAGGGTTGCAATTGTTTTGCccaattctagggatgtgcagagggaccgcatacattacattcggtattcgtattcgttgggggggggggggcagatacgttgcattcggcaagaagggccccgatccgttcatgcattccattcttaatcgtttcctggctaaaatttaattaactacaaccccccaccctcctgaccccccccaagacttgccaaaactccctggtggtccagcgggtgtctgggagccatctaatgcactcacgccgtcggctgccggtattcaaaatggcaccgatagcctttgcccttactatgtcacaggggctaccggtgccattggtcggcccctgtcacatgggaggagcaatggacggccggcgccatcttgtgctcctaccatgtgacaggagccgaccaatggcaccggtagcccctgtgacatagtaaggacaaaggctatcggcgtcattttgaatactggcagctgacggctcaagtgcaggagatcgctcccggacccccgctggaccagcagggacttttggcaagtcttgtggggttagGAGTgtcccccaaagacttgccaaaagtccctggtggtccagtgggggtctgggagcgatcgctgcactcgggccgtcggctgccagtaatcaaaatggcgccgatagcctttgcccttcctatgtcacaggggctattggtgccattttgaaaaccggcAGCTGATGggatgagtgcagtagatggctcctggacccccgctggatcaccagggagttttggtaagtcttgtgggggtcaggagggtgggagttttgtttaaattcgctcctttacaCTGCCAAATAATtcgtgaagattcgttgtatttgtgggaatcgcgatacgtttcgcttccccacgaatacaatgaatatggccctaaacgttgcggattgccaatacattgcaaacgaatgtaCACCCCTACCTAATTCTTCTTTCAGCCCTATTTACCAAACACCAAGTCTAAAACTATGCTTCTCAACCCTTTCCTATAGGCACATCTAACCAGTTGTGTTTTCAGCATATCtataacgaatatgcatgagatagatttgcatacaatggacacttcagatatgcaaatttatctcatgaatattcaataTGGAAATCCTGTAAACCTGAATGGATAGTTGTGCCTCCAGAAGAGAGTTGGGACTCACCAGTCTAAAATGTAATGGAAAGAATTAAGGTTGTGTTAAACATTTATTATTTAAGGAAACTGTTGCATTATATCCCTGGGTCTGTTCTAGgaatgtgaatcatgtgatcgatcgtcttaatgatcgattttggctggggggggactGAAGTCTGAtcgttatgtttttttttttgtttaaaaaatcgttaatcgggggagggcgggaaaaccagcacaccaaaacaaccctaaaacccaccccaaccctttaaaacaaatcccccaccctcccgaacccccccaaaatgttttaaattacctggggtccagggcaaaggtagcgccggtgccattttggttcctgtcacccgacgtcacgagtgcaggagatcgctcccggacccccgctggacccccagggacttttggccagcttgggggggggcctcctgacccccacaagacttgccaaaagtccagtgggggtccaggagcaacctcctgcactcgggccgtattgccaatattcaaaatggcaccagcgctacctttgccctcactatgtcatacgatgacatagtgagggtcggggtgggttttagggtcggggtgggttttagggttgttttggtgtgccggttttcccaccctcccccgatttacgattttttgatgataaatcgggggaattgctattgtatcgcggctctaacgatttttgacgatttaaaatatatctgacgattgttttaaatcgtcaaaaaacgattcacatccctagtctgttcCACCTTTTTTTTCTAATGACATTTTTGAGTTGTAAGGACAGGGAGAAtagctttcaaaactgcttgtgcACACCTATATATGCATTTACTCCTGATATACGTGAGGAAGGTGCCAATTATCATGCGTAAAGTACTTATAAAATGGCAACTTACTCTTATAAATGTatgcccctccctggaatgccccaggtCTGCCCTTTTCTTACACAGGTAAATTTACTTGCAAACCCTgatttatgtgtgtgtattgaggtttctaaaatagcatatactcagtTATGTGCTATTTTAAACACCTaagtgctatttatttatttatttatttttacactttATGTGcgcaactttaaaaaattcacctgACAATCCTTTGTAACCAAGATCTATTCACAGGTAAGATATGTTGCAGATGTATTGCTATTGTAGTGCTGTTCATTAAGAGCTTCCAGCAATATGCAGCATCACTCAAATCTGCAGCCACTTGTGATCAGCTGCCTTGAAACCCATGAGCCTGCAATGGGCTTATTAGTGCAAGCCCAAACAAAAGCCATGGACCTCATGAAGATTGTCAGCTCTTATAAATACTGACTATATAATTGCATCTGCCTGAAATGTAGTGGAGTTCACTGCGGGCACCTTTTGATTGCCCACAGAAGATGCAAGCCACTAAATATATTCTATCTGTAGCCCTAGAAGCACATTTTTTGAAGAGTAATAGGAatctatttttatgtatttaagtcCCCTGCTAGTTTTCACCACTTGGCATCCTGTCTGCTAAAATTCTTGTGC
This sequence is a window from Rhinatrema bivittatum chromosome 5, aRhiBiv1.1, whole genome shotgun sequence. Protein-coding genes within it:
- the LOC115092360 gene encoding microtubule-associated tumor suppressor candidate 2-like codes for the protein MSAPLVPNKTCYTNLQDNRSQVQNNNENLISTGDTNANQILTHSKTPEDEGKQRDEIDGMENVYLGGSKKLTQLGKASVKPEDCGEESQGVKRATLDFSQQHARNRAPNEDRMTDGTKDMLKTTPVCHGQHQLNLKSNMNESSLDFTVSSDREAMQTGSQDKLKKVVETEGTKDISLGRFSSSSNRTESFAKEYIGSLSYRNLLSASLDSHGTSCHVIGSTEKSQKTPTVQNLGLAFHPLNNTSEEKKIVFYAKPSTSEIKKTNIPEFQTDLEKLSNFNKQSTWHPTYVDHLNLAGKPQEISNISEAQFTQEGLCRKSEMLQSIQQKTESIMLVELVGCQSKGGISSQDEERRGRETRESHLQDTCNRAEGPLSNQAEATDRLLTGSMCPVFSSENSANANRTSRLDSEGYAIADKDQQPEFPVASPPVSDKFNGKSSPNRNRNADEAHATDFQVGSDYMSFVHTVHPPGGKFLKAMENKAKPAEGKPASSTEPALENQTEETVPAEHASYPDGDNNFLTSRSEAFVEGTATSSLQSRQTATERKQHPDEVKESCKTLAATDAFLCVPTPFYPVAAANINSQPVGVDCNLKNLYAIHGDRLLPSPVLSPMESTQLLNISTKTPIKTICNSGIPKPVLIHSKPSPTNRGEVESNYSEKPEEKIETKPILPKPKHVRPKIITYIRRSPQAMDRLDTPFEASGLSYGTSACNIPMPKEQRTLSSDNKPSNIFYDKFKPDLQNPRLFGPGLMVSGIKPPAHPFAQMNEKFLQQVGERPGKEEFCSPPYAHYEVPSSFYRSTMILKPHLGLGAVSRLPSTKSRILIASQRSSASCLHPQGQVTTANSLYHPDASEDLKKGSIPNAAKSNLPKPYQSGLRPPGYARLPAAKLAAFGFVRSSSVSSISSHQSSDSGQSDPHKTANRISGLYNAALRTADLYASIGGYEQASKTRSQSRVEL